In the Halorubrum ruber genome, CACGTGGCTACCTCTCCTCCAAAAACAGTATTATTATAAAAACTTAGCGTAACGTCTGAATTACGGATGGAGGTACGTCGCACGGTCCCCGTCAAACTCGACGTGGCCGACAGCGACGCCGCCCTCCTCCACGAAACCATCTCCGAGTTCCTGTGGGCCGCCAACTACGTCGTTGACCACGCGTGGCAAGGCGAATACAAGACCACGAGCAAAGCTGAACTCCAACGCGAAACCTACGACGACGTGCGGGCCGAGACGCGACTCCAAGCGAATCTCGTCCAGAACGCTCGCAACAAGGCCGCCGACGCCGTCCAGAGCGTCGTCGCTCGGTGGAAGCAAGGTGACTACGCGGGGAAGCCGAACTTCTCCGCACCGACGCTCGTCTACGACAAGCGATGTGCGACGTTCAACGACGACCACGCGACGCTCTCGACCGTCGAAGGACGCATCACCGCAGAGTACGTCCTCCCCGACGAGAACCGCGAGACGCCCCACTCGGAGTATCTGTTCAACGACGACTACGAAGTGACAGGCGCGGAACTCCACTACCGCGACGGCGAGTTCTACCTTCACGTCCGCACAAAGGCGGACGCGGAGTTCGAGACTGCCGACGACGGCAACGACGGGCACAACACAGTCCTCGGCGTTGACCTCGGCATCGAAAACGTCGCCGTCACCTCCACGGGCACGTTCTGGAACGGGGCAGAGTTGAACCACTGGCACCGCGAGTTCGAGAAGCGGCGCGGGTCGCTCCAACAGCACGGGACGCGGGCCGCTCACGAAACCATCCAATCGGTCGGACGTACTGAGACAGGCCGCTACGACCACTTTTTACACACAGTCTCGAAAGAACTCGTCGCGGAAGCCGTCGAATACGACTGTGACGTGATCGCGTTCGAGAACCTGACCGGCATTCGTGAGCGGATGCCGAACGCCAAGAAGTTCCACGCGTGGGCGTTCCAACGTGTGTTCGAGTACGTCGAGTACAAAGCCGAGATAGTCGGCATCTCCGTCGAGCAGGTGAGCCCTGCCTACACCTCCCAGCGATGTTCGAAGTGCGGGACGACACTCCGAGAGAACCGCGAGACGCAAGCACGGTTCTGTTGCCAGAAATGCGGTTACGAAGTGAACGCCGACTACAACGCGGCGAAGAATATCGGTCTGAAGTATCTCCGCTCGGCGCAAACGTCGTCGAGCGGAGGCGCACCCGTAAACGTGCGCTTGAATCGCGGGACGTTGAATGTGAACGGCGATTACGAGCCTGCCAGCGATGGCCAGAACGGGAGTCCACGCGAAAGCCCTACCCTCAACGAAGCGAACGGCAGCGCCGTGAGCGAGTAGGGTAGGGTAGTTTACTCCGA is a window encoding:
- a CDS encoding RNA-guided endonuclease InsQ/TnpB family protein, producing MEVRRTVPVKLDVADSDAALLHETISEFLWAANYVVDHAWQGEYKTTSKAELQRETYDDVRAETRLQANLVQNARNKAADAVQSVVARWKQGDYAGKPNFSAPTLVYDKRCATFNDDHATLSTVEGRITAEYVLPDENRETPHSEYLFNDDYEVTGAELHYRDGEFYLHVRTKADAEFETADDGNDGHNTVLGVDLGIENVAVTSTGTFWNGAELNHWHREFEKRRGSLQQHGTRAAHETIQSVGRTETGRYDHFLHTVSKELVAEAVEYDCDVIAFENLTGIRERMPNAKKFHAWAFQRVFEYVEYKAEIVGISVEQVSPAYTSQRCSKCGTTLRENRETQARFCCQKCGYEVNADYNAAKNIGLKYLRSAQTSSSGGAPVNVRLNRGTLNVNGDYEPASDGQNGSPRESPTLNEANGSAVSE